A window of the Oscillospiraceae bacterium NTUH-002-81 genome harbors these coding sequences:
- a CDS encoding DUF6076 domain-containing protein, whose protein sequence is MNQELMTLDFWQDTVIYESKTFPVGTLACDALNVPVNTIAKINEQCEKINLLLGILNAGQDASALCPIAKEAALTMLDILSQTPPFSYMNISKHRERIEKVFTVDNALKYVEFAIKAATNSLQFEEIQNFTDAMMLQRYTAVFGHLAYSLGEYQTAMLDFAEKTDGNEADRTAEGFAKMFGSYFPPEFSITEGNAWMSTLNNSVQYVSVIRPGEKVAKLVKRMHYVSFVGMFRSDLFEGLCVGHAPKKCRICGKWFLTTNARHTKYCGGYAPGDKLHRTCRQIGNLKGREQRELADDHPLKQIYEKRLNTINRYVKRGTLDADLAEVMKKLAKDKMLRAVSNVAYAKGDYEKEMEQAALLAEAKIHI, encoded by the coding sequence ATGAATCAAGAATTGATGACATTGGATTTCTGGCAGGATACGGTCATATATGAGAGCAAAACATTTCCTGTCGGTACGCTTGCCTGTGATGCACTGAATGTTCCTGTGAATACCATTGCAAAAATAAACGAGCAATGCGAGAAAATCAATCTGCTGCTTGGAATATTAAACGCCGGACAGGATGCTTCTGCACTCTGTCCTATTGCAAAGGAAGCTGCTCTGACGATGCTTGATATTCTCAGTCAAACACCGCCGTTCTCCTATATGAATATCTCAAAGCACAGAGAACGGATTGAAAAAGTCTTTACTGTGGACAATGCGCTGAAATATGTGGAGTTTGCCATAAAAGCCGCAACCAATTCTTTGCAATTTGAAGAAATCCAGAACTTTACCGATGCGATGATGCTCCAACGCTATACCGCAGTTTTCGGGCATCTGGCATACTCCCTTGGGGAATACCAAACGGCCATGCTTGATTTTGCAGAAAAAACAGACGGCAACGAAGCAGACCGCACCGCAGAGGGTTTTGCAAAAATGTTCGGCAGCTATTTCCCGCCGGAGTTTTCCATCACGGAAGGCAATGCCTGGATGTCTACCCTGAACAATTCCGTTCAGTATGTATCCGTCATCCGTCCCGGCGAAAAAGTTGCGAAGCTGGTCAAGCGGATGCACTATGTATCCTTTGTAGGGATGTTCCGGTCTGATCTTTTTGAGGGCTTATGTGTTGGTCATGCACCGAAGAAATGCCGGATCTGCGGCAAGTGGTTTCTGACCACCAACGCAAGGCACACCAAATACTGCGGTGGCTATGCACCGGGGGACAAGCTGCACCGCACTTGCCGTCAGATCGGTAATCTGAAAGGTAGAGAACAGCGAGAACTTGCGGACGATCATCCGCTGAAGCAGATTTATGAGAAACGGCTGAATACCATAAACCGCTATGTGAAGCGTGGTACTCTGGACGCTGATCTTGCGGAGGTTATGAAGAAGCTGGCAAAAGATAAGATGCTTCGGGCGGTCAGCAATGTTGCTTATGCCAAGGGTGATTATGAAAAAGAGATGGAACAGGCTGCTTTGCTTGCAGAAGCTAAGATACATATTTAG